The Pectobacterium sp. A5351 genome contains the following window.
AAATCAGGACATACATCGCACCAAACGCAATGGCGACGCCGTAAGGTATGCCTTGAGAAAGATCGGCGGGCAACGCGGGTGGCATAGGCAACCGACTCTTGAATATCCGGTTGGTGGTTTGAATGCCCATCGCCACCGCTGTGGGTACGGTATTGAGCAGCGGCAGGCTAAGCGCCAAAACACCGCCAGCCAGCGCCGTCACCATGACGAAAACGATCTGGTGCCCTTGCCCAACCCACAGGCACAGCACGCTCATCAGTTTCACATCCCCGGCACCTAGTCTGCCGGTGAGGAAAAGCAAAAACCCCACAACCAGTACTGCCGCCGCACCAGGCAGCGCCCAAAGCGTTTTTCGTAGTGCCAACATATCTACCGCACCGGATTGCAGGACGTGTGAAGCGCTGAAGAACAGCCAGCCCAGCAATAAAATCAGTACCGCCCGATTGGTAATTTTGCGTACTAACAGGTCGGTACTGATACACCACAGCAGGCAGCCCATCAGCAGCGCCGTCTGCGGCCAGTGCACATAATCCGCCATCGTGTGCTTATTTCGCTGCGCCGGAGGTACCGCCGCTGGTGCCCGTGCCGGTAATTTGATCGGCGATTTGGCTGAATTTCTCATTCAGCGCTTTCACGAAGATACCGTCGCCGCCAAAAATAGCGCCAATTGCAGCCGCCATTGCCGCTGCAAGAATGCCGTATTCGATTGCCGTTACACCGCTTTCGTCACGCAGGAAAGAACGTAATTTTGCTTTCATGTTTTTCATGGGAAGAGCCTCTAATTCGCAGCCAAAGAAATCATGGCCTACTCGGGAATTCGGGGGCGCCATGATGATAATAAGATTAATAATGAGACTTATTATCAAGCGTCGCAAGCAGCAGAACATTAATATTCGTTAATCTTTCCATGCAAAAAATTATCAATATAAATCAATAATTAACACAAATTCCGTTACAGTGAAAATTAATAGATATTCATATTTTTTGAAGGGATATTCATAAGAAATCGAGAGAGGCGTGTCGTGGCAAGCTGGGGGAAAATCGCTCGCCACGCGTCTGTTCATCGTAAGAAAAGCGTATTAACAGCGATTAAGGCACAGGTAGACATTCAGGCCCGGCTCAGAGGAGTCCAGATAGAGCTTGCCGCCGTGCAGGTCGGTAATCGCCTGTACCAAAGACAGCCCCAGCCCATAGCCGGACTGAAACCAGGTATCCAACCGCTGAAAACGCTGTAGCGCCTTGGCATGAAGTGCGGGCGGAATACCCGGACCACGGTCAGCAACGCTCAGCGCGATCCAGCCGCGATAGAGCGTCACGCTCAAGGTAATATATTTACCCTGTGCCGCGTATTTCAGCGCGTTCTCCACCAGATTGGCCAGCGCCTGAAACAGCAGCGCCCGGTCGCCAAAAAGCTGGATACCGGCTTTGATTTCAATCTTCAAGCGACAGCCGCGTTCTTCCGCCAGCGGCTGATAATACTCGGCAATTTCTTCCAGCAGTTGGCGTGCCTCAATATTCTCAAACTGGTGCACGCAGCGCCCGCTTTCGATTTCGCCGATGCGCATCACGGTACGGAACAGCCCGAGAATTTTGTGCACCTCGTCCACCGCCAGATTCAACTCATCACGAACGTCGTTATCCAACCCTGCCCGCTCCGTCAGGTTGAACAATCGGTTTTGCAGATGCGTCAACGGCGTACGCAGCTCATGCGCGACGTGGCTTGATGTATTACGCACCTGCTCCATCAGGCGCTCAATCCGTTCCAGATTCTGATTAATGTCAGCGCTCAGGCTGTCAAAATCATCGTCATAAGGCGACAGTGGCATACGCACCTGTTGCTCGCCGCTGCTGTAGCGATGCAGCGCCGCACGGATTTTCTCCACGCTGCGTAAACTGCGTAAGCTGAAATGGCGGCTGACGAACAGGCAGAAAAGCAGCACGATAAACAGTCCTGCCCCCGCCACCAGCGGGATCGTCCTCACCCGTTCTAACATGGGCCGAATGTTATAGGCGGTAAACAGCACGCCCCCATCATCCAGCATGACGGACAAACCGATCAGATTGGGATCGTCAGGACTGGAAATTTCGGCCTTAAGGCAGCTGACATCCATCCGGCAGTCAGTGTGCTGCCGCATTTCCAGAGGATGGATATTGAGAGGAAGTGCCTGTAGAGAAGACGTTTTCAGAGGATGCGGTTTTAGAGAATGATTGTGATACAGAATATCACCGTCTTTATTCATCACCAGAAACAGCGGTAATTCATCCCCTTTCGCCCGATTATCCTGGCGTAATTGCGCGATCAGGCTATCGGCATTGGTTAAACGCGACTGCATCGAGTAATCGTAAATATTACCCAGAATAACTTCGCGGACATGCGTTCTAATCAGCGTTTCGCTGAGTGAACTGAAGCCGACAATACACATCAGCATCATCAATAAGAACAGAAAAACAATGGTTATTGCCTGACGAAAATTAGAGGTGCATAAAAAGCCAGGATATTGGCTTGCCCCCAGTAATTGCCAGTGTTTTATTTTTACCTGCCAGCGCTGCCCCAGCTTCTTTATTTTTATTTTATTCAGCGTGGCTGCCAACATCGGTTTTGTCCTTATCTACCGCGCCTAATGCGTAGCCCATCGCTCTTAACGTTTTAATTAATGGACGCGGGAAGCCTTTATCAATTTTCGCCCGCAGCTTTGACATATGAACGTCGATCAAATTGGTCTGTGGATCAAAATTATAGCCCCAGACACGCTCTAACAGCATGGTGCGCGTAATCGCCTGGCCTGGATTTTCCATCAATATAATCAGTAACTTGATTTCTTTATCAGTCAAATCGATACGCTTGCCGCCGCGCCATGCAACGCGCTGCATACGGTCCAGTTGCAGGTCTTCAAAGGTCAGCATAGAAGGATTATCGACATGACGTTTACCGCGCCGCGCCATAATATCCAGACGTAACCTAAGCTCATTAAAATTAAAAGGTTTGCCGAGATAATCTTCTGCACCGAGCTCTAAGCCCATCACCCGATCAACATCACGATCCAACGCCGAAAGCAGCATAATGGGTGGATGACGCGAGCCTTGTAATTCACGTAATACCGTGAATCCATCCATGATGGGTAACATTCTGTCTAACAGAACGACATCATAAACTTCATCCTTGATCGCTTTTAATGCGTGTGCGCCATCATGCACCATTCGGCAAGAATGGCCGTGGGAATGTAATTTAGACCCCAGCCAATGGCACAGCACAGAATCATCATCAACCACTAATACACGCATAATGTTCCCCTATAAACGTGGCTTATTACCTAATTAATTCAGGGTTAATGTCCGTTTATTTTTTATTTGGTCCTTTAAACAGCCATTCACCCCACACGGTGTTGATACCGTGCGGGCCGTTTTGTTCTTCTGGTTTTTTTACTTTTCTGCTTTTTACTGCTCTACTTTTCACCTCTAAGAAAAGTCCTACGGATAATAACAATCATTATCATTTAGTGACAAGCAGTTTACAATCGCCTGACGTTGTTCTTAGACCAGACGCATAAAAAACATCCCCATCGCTTACGCCATGGGGATGTTGAGGAAGGGAAAAGAAGAGAAAAAAATCAACGTGGTAGCGAGGATCACCTCACCACGGCTTATTCATTTTCGATCAGAAGCGCTTCCATCAGATCGAGATCGCGCAGCATTTTTTGCAACGTCTCATTGCTGATCTGCTGCGTAGCGCGCAGATGATACAGCTCCGCACGTTCGGAATTCAGCGCGGTCAGACGAAAACGTCGCTCCAGATTCTCAATCAGCAGGCCATTTTCAGGATCGTCTTTATCGATTAGCCGTCGGCGCAGATTACCGATAACGCGTGCGCTGACTTCTTTCAGCACCTGCTCATCAATGTTTTCCTCCCGATCGGCCGCCAGCCGCTCCTCCATTTTGCGCATGCTTTTGATCGCCACTTCTGCCACCGCCATACGCGCCATGCGGATTTCTTTGGCGTGCGCGGCTTTATCCGCCACCACCACGCCGCGCAGTAGAAACGGCAAGGCCAGCACACCACACAGCAGAGAAAACAAAATGACGCCCGTGGCGATAAACACCAGCTGATAGCGTGAGGGGAACGCGGTGCCGTCCGTCAGCAGCAGCGGAATAGACAGCACACCCGCCAGCGTAATCGCCCCGCGTACACCAGCAAAGGACGCGATCCACAACTCGCGCGTAGAAAATTCGGCGAAGATCATCGGGCGCTTTTTCTGAATGTGCATGCTGTATCTTTTCATCACCCACAGCCAGCAGAAACGCAGCAGCAACAGAGCGCCATAGATGATCGCAATATCGGTAAACAGCATCCAGGTTTCAACCGTCGGGTCCAGCTCCGCCTGCGTCACCGAGGTTTCCAGAATATCCGGCAATTGCAGGCCCAGCATGATAAACACCATGCCGTTAAACACAAATTCCAGCATCGACCACACGCCGTTTGCTCGCAGCCGCATCGCAAGGGGGGCACTACGGATGACGCCCGACTGGCCGATGGTCATCCCTGCCGCCACCGCCGCCAGAATGCCTGACACACCAATGTGTTCCGCGATCAGATACGATGCGAAAGGCAACAGCAGCAGCAGCACGATCTGCGTCGCGGCATCATCACCGCTCCAGCGGCTGATAACACGCAGCGATTTCCCGAATATCCAGGTCACGCCAACGCCCGCCAACAGCCCACCCAGCGCAACCTGCATGAACTCCAGCGTTGCGCCTGAAACAGTAAACACCATCGTGCCCATCGCAATCGCGACAGCAAATTTTAGCGACACCAGACCGGACGCATCGTTCATCAACGCTTCGCCCTGCAAAATGCCCATCAGTTTTTTCGGAATACGATCTTCACCCACAATGCCAGACAGCGCGACGGCATCCGTTGGTGACAGCACGGCGGCCAACGCAAAAGCGGCAATCAGCGGCATGCCCGGCACCATCCAGTAGATGAAATAGCCGATGCCCACCACGGTAATCAGTACCAGAACCAGCGCCAGACCAATAATTTCCCGACCGTGTTTCAGAAACTCACGCGTAGGCGTTTTCCAGCCGTCGGCAAACAGCAGCGGCGGAATGAAGAGCACCATAAACAGCTCGGGATTGAAATCAACGTGCAAACCGAACTGGGGCCAGGCAAGGATGGCACCAAGCGCAATTTGCATTAAAGGCAGGGGAATTTGAAAAGGTAAAATGCGGGTAACTACCCCGGACAGGGATACCACCAGGGTCAAAATAAGAATCGTAAAAAATATTTCCATGCTTTCCTTAGACGTACTCCTAAATCAAAAAATTCTGCCTGTTAGCGAGCAAACACCCCTTCCATATTTAACGCATTTAGCTCGGTATGAAAATGGGTTTTTGGCCGAAATCGAGATTAATAACAAGATTGATTATCACACAAGTAACATCAACCCAAAGCCAATAAAAGGGCACATGAAATCGCGTTTGGCGTGAGAAACGATAAGGAAGAGAAGAGGAAGGAAAGACGAGGAATAACAGACCTTCTGGGCGGCGCCAGAAGGTCTGTCGGAAGGGATTACAGCGCCCAGCCGCCCGAGTAGAACACCACCAGCGCGACAGCGATAATGACGGTTCCGATGTTCAGCTTACGCCATTCGCCAGCACAAATGCGGCCTAATACCAGCGCGCCAAAACCCAGCATGATACCAGTCACGATGTTACAGGTCAGTACGATGAATACGGCACAGACCAGACCGGACATTGCGTCCACGAAGTCATCAAAGTTCAGTTTGGAGACGTTGCCCAGCATCAGCAGGCCAACGTACATCAGCGCGGGTGCGGTGGCATAACCAGGCACCAGATACGCTAATGGAGAGACAAACAGCAGCAGCAGGAACAACACGCCCACTATGGTTGCCGTTAAGCCCGTTTTACCACCAGCCGCCGTACCCGCTGCCGATTCGATGTAGACCGCCGCAGGTGACGTCCCGACCAGGCTGGAGAAAATGCTGCTCACGGAGTCTGCGGTCAGCGCTTTACCACCGTTGATGATTTGCCCGTCTTTATCCAGCAGGTTCGCCTGTCCGGCTACGGCACGGATAGTACCGGTGGCATCGAACACGGCGGTCATCACCAACGCCAATACGCTCGGCAGAACCATCGGCTGCAATGCACCCATGATATCGAGACTGAAGATCAGCGACGAACCGTCAGCCGCCGTCAGACTCGGCAACGCAAAGAAGCCCGCGTATTTTACCTTCGGGTCAAAAATCAGTCCCAGAATAGAGATCGCGATGATAACCAGCAGAATACCGCCCGGTACGCGACGTTTCTCTAAACCGATGGTCGCCGCCAGCCCCAGCAGAGACATAATGACGGGGAAAGAGGTGAAATCACCCAGCGCGACCGGCAGGCCATCAATCGGGTTTTTTACCACCAGCCCCACACCGTTAGCGGCAATAATCAGCAGGAACAGGCCAATACCAATCCCCGTTCCGTGCGCCACGCCCATCGGCAGGTTACGCAAGATCCAGGAACGGATGCCTGTGACGGAAATGATGGTAAACAGCACGCCCATCAGGAAAATCGCTCCCAGCGCCACGGGAATACTGATTTGTTGCCCCAGCACCAGACTGAACGCGGTGAACGCCGTCAGTGAAATCGCACAGCCAATCGCCATCGGCAGATTAGCCCACAACCCCATCAGCAGCGACCCCAGCCCGGCAACCAGACAGGTTGCCACAAACACGGCCGCAGGCGGGAAGCCGGCCTTGCCCAGCATACTCGGCACCACAATCACCGAGTAAACCATCGCCAGAAATGTCGTCAGACCCGCTAACACTTCCTGACGCACATTACTGCCGCGCTGTGTAATTTTGAAAAAAGCATCAAGCGCGCCCTGCGAGCCTGCCTGACGAGTGGTGTTTGACATGGTGGTATCCCCTGAAATGCCATTATTATTTACGATCAATTTGACCGGTTCCCGCGGCCTTGCTCCGCAAGCGCACCAGCTTCACTGGCGCACCATGAACCGTATGGCTCCGCACGCAAACGATTAACTCGCTGAGTGCAAAACCGGAAAACGCTGTCTTATCAAGACATTGATGTATAGAAACGGTGCTATATCAAGACACTGCTGTATCAAAACAGACTGTATTAAAACAAGCTGGATAAAACAGGGTCTGGCAATGTGAAACGCGTGATTATCCCGCTTCACCTGCGCTTATTTCAACTGCTAATCGAGACAATTTACCTATCTCACTTAATCTGTCCGACAAGGCAGCGCTCGGCCAGTACAGACCGCGTTCAAGCAGGCAACTCGCTGAAAACGCATCAGTATGAAGAAAAAGCAGAAAAGGTGTTTAGAAGAAAATCAAAACAGCGGTTTATTCCTCACAAACTGATCGTTCATTTTTTTGTGATTTTCATCACAAAAAAGTTGACCGTTCGTATCAGTACGAGTATTCTTAAAAACGTGAACAGCATCACAGAAAACAAATCAACTAACAATGAGGAAATGACCATGAAACTGCTGAACAAAATCATCGCTATGTTTGAAAACATCAACATCAACTTTGGTACTTTCAACCAATAATTATTTAAGAATCGTGGGGATAAAAAAGATGCGCGTTGTCCGCAAAATCAATCAAATATTAAAAGCGTTGGGCAAAACCTATCGCGGTGTTAACCCCCACGCTATCTTCCGTTAATCGTACTCAGTACGTTAACCACCCTAAAATGGCTGCCATCCGGTGGCCATTTTTGTTTTACACGATGCGTCACTAACTCTGCTCACCATACCGACCGTGATGGCGCAACAGCGCCATCCGATATCATACGTGTTTATGCCATCAGGCGTAGAGCGACATTTCCCCCGCTGGTCGCGTTTTAAAGCGACGGTGCAGCCAGAGATACTGCTCAGGCGCACGCATGATTTCTTTCTCAATCACCTTATTCATATAACACGCCGCAGCCTGTTCATCGTGATAAGGGTAATCCTGTAATTCGGGCTGAATCACCAGTTGATAGCCAGAGGCATCGGGTTTACGAATCAGCACTGTCGTCATCATCGCCGGTTTTGCCAGACGGCTGAGCGTGTACGTTCCGCTGGTCGTCGCCGCATTTTTCACCGCAAAGAACGGGGCAAAAACACTGCCTTTAGGGCCGTAGTCCTGATCGGGAGCGAACCATACCGCTTCACCGCGTTTCAACGCTTGCACCATGCCACGCAGATCTTTACGGTCGATCATCGCCTTGTTCGAACGAGAACGTCCCCAGGTTTGTACCATCTCCATCGCTTTATTATTGTGCGGACGGTACATCGCCATCATCGGTCGACATAGCCCCATCGCCCTGCCGCCCAACTCCAGCGACATGAAGTGAATACCAATCACCATCACGCCCTGACCTTTTGCCGTAGCGTGGTGTAAGTGTTCCAGTCCCGAAACATCAAACCAGTGACGCACGCGACGATCGGACCAGAACCAGGCCATGCCGGTTTCGACCAATGCCATGCCGAGCGAAGCAAAGTTGCTGTCAATCATCGCTTCTCTTTCGTCGTCAGAGATCGTAGGGAAGCACAATTCAAGGTTGCGTCTGGCAATCGACACCCGACGTTTGAGAAAGACGCGGGACAGGCGACCTGCACTGCTCCCGATTTTCATCAGCAGCGGGTAAGGAAGTTGAACTAATAAAAACAGCACGCCAAGGCCGAACCAAGTCGTCCAATAGCGCGGGTGGAGTACTGCCCTGGTAAAGGTTTGCTTAATCTTCATGATACTCGTCTTTAAGTGATTAACAGCGTACCGCATAAAGAGTCGTTCTTATCGCGCTACATCTATCATGACACTTATTTATAGGAATCGTTTTAGCTGTGTGAAAAACTGCTTCTGACCGTTATCACGCATGAGGTTAAAAAGCAGAATAAACATGCTGATAACACAGAGGGGATGTTGAGCAATCTATGAGCAGTTGACGGCAACGGCATCATACCCGATTCGCTCTTAATAAAGGAGTGGTCAGACAAGAAATATTCGCAATATCACGTAGTCTAACGCTAACATCTTGGTATATGTCAAAAAAGCGCTTAACGTCCTGACGTGAAGAACAGGACGATGACAAGTAACAATATAATCAATAAGCTGATGAAAAATGAATTTTTCTCTCCCTTCCCACCTCACTATGCTCACGGCGCTTATCGCGGGGATCCCTGCTTTGGCGTTGGCTACAACGCTTGCCGATAGCTCTTTCTCTCACAAAGACTGGGAAGTAGTCTGTGATAACACGCTGACGTGCCGGGCCGCCGGTTACTCGTCAGAAAAACAGTACGCGGGAGAAACGCTCAATGATGATTGCGATAGATTACAACCGCAAGATGGTCAACGGAACCCATTGAG
Protein-coding sequences here:
- a CDS encoding response regulator transcription factor, whose translation is MRVLVVDDDSVLCHWLGSKLHSHGHSCRMVHDGAHALKAIKDEVYDVVLLDRMLPIMDGFTVLRELQGSRHPPIMLLSALDRDVDRVMGLELGAEDYLGKPFNFNELRLRLDIMARRGKRHVDNPSMLTFEDLQLDRMQRVAWRGGKRIDLTDKEIKLLIILMENPGQAITRTMLLERVWGYNFDPQTNLIDVHMSKLRAKIDKGFPRPLIKTLRAMGYALGAVDKDKTDVGSHAE
- the lpxP gene encoding kdo(2)-lipid IV(A) palmitoleoyltransferase, which codes for MKIKQTFTRAVLHPRYWTTWFGLGVLFLLVQLPYPLLMKIGSSAGRLSRVFLKRRVSIARRNLELCFPTISDDEREAMIDSNFASLGMALVETGMAWFWSDRRVRHWFDVSGLEHLHHATAKGQGVMVIGIHFMSLELGGRAMGLCRPMMAMYRPHNNKAMEMVQTWGRSRSNKAMIDRKDLRGMVQALKRGEAVWFAPDQDYGPKGSVFAPFFAVKNAATTSGTYTLSRLAKPAMMTTVLIRKPDASGYQLVIQPELQDYPYHDEQAAACYMNKVIEKEIMRAPEQYLWLHRRFKTRPAGEMSLYA
- a CDS encoding A24 family peptidase: MADYVHWPQTALLMGCLLWCISTDLLVRKITNRAVLILLLGWLFFSASHVLQSGAVDMLALRKTLWALPGAAAVLVVGFLLFLTGRLGAGDVKLMSVLCLWVGQGHQIVFVMVTALAGGVLALSLPLLNTVPTAVAMGIQTTNRIFKSRLPMPPALPADLSQGIPYGVAIAFGAMYVLIFPLF
- a CDS encoding Flp family type IVb pilin, with protein sequence MKNMKAKLRSFLRDESGVTAIEYGILAAAMAAAIGAIFGGDGIFVKALNEKFSQIADQITGTGTSGGTSGAAK
- a CDS encoding Na+/H+ antiporter, coding for MEIFFTILILTLVVSLSGVVTRILPFQIPLPLMQIALGAILAWPQFGLHVDFNPELFMVLFIPPLLFADGWKTPTREFLKHGREIIGLALVLVLITVVGIGYFIYWMVPGMPLIAAFALAAVLSPTDAVALSGIVGEDRIPKKLMGILQGEALMNDASGLVSLKFAVAIAMGTMVFTVSGATLEFMQVALGGLLAGVGVTWIFGKSLRVISRWSGDDAATQIVLLLLLPFASYLIAEHIGVSGILAAVAAGMTIGQSGVIRSAPLAMRLRANGVWSMLEFVFNGMVFIMLGLQLPDILETSVTQAELDPTVETWMLFTDIAIIYGALLLLRFCWLWVMKRYSMHIQKKRPMIFAEFSTRELWIASFAGVRGAITLAGVLSIPLLLTDGTAFPSRYQLVFIATGVILFSLLCGVLALPFLLRGVVVADKAAHAKEIRMARMAVAEVAIKSMRKMEERLAADREENIDEQVLKEVSARVIGNLRRRLIDKDDPENGLLIENLERRFRLTALNSERAELYHLRATQQISNETLQKMLRDLDLMEALLIENE
- a CDS encoding sensor histidine kinase, which translates into the protein MLAATLNKIKIKKLGQRWQVKIKHWQLLGASQYPGFLCTSNFRQAITIVFLFLLMMLMCIVGFSSLSETLIRTHVREVILGNIYDYSMQSRLTNADSLIAQLRQDNRAKGDELPLFLVMNKDGDILYHNHSLKPHPLKTSSLQALPLNIHPLEMRQHTDCRMDVSCLKAEISSPDDPNLIGLSVMLDDGGVLFTAYNIRPMLERVRTIPLVAGAGLFIVLLFCLFVSRHFSLRSLRSVEKIRAALHRYSSGEQQVRMPLSPYDDDFDSLSADINQNLERIERLMEQVRNTSSHVAHELRTPLTHLQNRLFNLTERAGLDNDVRDELNLAVDEVHKILGLFRTVMRIGEIESGRCVHQFENIEARQLLEEIAEYYQPLAEERGCRLKIEIKAGIQLFGDRALLFQALANLVENALKYAAQGKYITLSVTLYRGWIALSVADRGPGIPPALHAKALQRFQRLDTWFQSGYGLGLSLVQAITDLHGGKLYLDSSEPGLNVYLCLNRC
- a CDS encoding NCS2 family permease, encoding MSNTTRQAGSQGALDAFFKITQRGSNVRQEVLAGLTTFLAMVYSVIVVPSMLGKAGFPPAAVFVATCLVAGLGSLLMGLWANLPMAIGCAISLTAFTAFSLVLGQQISIPVALGAIFLMGVLFTIISVTGIRSWILRNLPMGVAHGTGIGIGLFLLIIAANGVGLVVKNPIDGLPVALGDFTSFPVIMSLLGLAATIGLEKRRVPGGILLVIIAISILGLIFDPKVKYAGFFALPSLTAADGSSLIFSLDIMGALQPMVLPSVLALVMTAVFDATGTIRAVAGQANLLDKDGQIINGGKALTADSVSSIFSSLVGTSPAAVYIESAAGTAAGGKTGLTATIVGVLFLLLLFVSPLAYLVPGYATAPALMYVGLLMLGNVSKLNFDDFVDAMSGLVCAVFIVLTCNIVTGIMLGFGALVLGRICAGEWRKLNIGTVIIAVALVVFYSGGWAL